In one Deltaproteobacteria bacterium genomic region, the following are encoded:
- a CDS encoding SHOCT domain-containing protein — protein sequence MTRLRAFILCILLVFGAGLWGCGGGGAELKSRTTTTGQELIDLKSAYDRGVITKDQYESQKERILEGE from the coding sequence ATGACACGATTGAGAGCATTCATTTTATGTATTCTGCTTGTCTTCGGGGCTGGGCTGTGGGGATGCGGCGGCGGCGGTGCTGAACTCAAGTCCCGCACCACCACAACCGGCCAGGAATTGATCGATCTCAAATCGGCCTATGACAGGGGAGTGATCACCAAAGACCAATACGAGTCCCAGAAAGAAAGAATCCTGGAAGGGGAATAG
- a CDS encoding superoxide dismutase — protein sequence MGGAFQRTQAAPPPYTLPPLPYAENALEPVISARTISFHYGKHHRGYMDKLNRLIAGTKFADMPLENIIKTASGKEDKTAIFNNAAQFWNHSFYWQGLTPKGGGEPPAALKQKMEEAFGSVDACKKEFADTAVSQFGSGWGWLVLEQGKLKIVKTQNADVPFTKGMTPLLTIDVWEHAYYLDYQNRRADYVRGILDNLVNWEFALQNMGK from the coding sequence ATGGGGGGCGCCTTTCAACGCACGCAGGCAGCACCCCCGCCCTATACCCTGCCCCCCCTGCCCTATGCAGAAAATGCCCTGGAACCGGTCATATCCGCCAGAACAATCAGTTTTCATTACGGGAAACATCACAGGGGCTACATGGATAAATTGAACAGGCTCATCGCAGGGACAAAATTTGCCGATATGCCGTTGGAGAATATTATCAAAACGGCTTCCGGCAAGGAGGATAAAACCGCTATCTTCAATAACGCCGCCCAATTCTGGAACCACTCCTTTTATTGGCAAGGCCTCACACCCAAGGGCGGAGGCGAGCCGCCCGCTGCACTCAAGCAAAAAATGGAGGAGGCCTTCGGCAGCGTCGATGCCTGCAAAAAGGAGTTCGCTGACACGGCTGTTTCACAGTTCGGGAGCGGTTGGGGCTGGCTGGTCCTGGAGCAGGGGAAGCTCAAAATCGTCAAGACCCAAAACGCCGATGTCCCTTTTACAAAAGGGATGACGCCGCTTCTCACAATAGATGTATGGGAGCATGCCTATTACCTGGATTATCAGAATCGCCGTGCCGATTATGTCCGGGGGATTCTCGATAATCTGGTGAACTGGGAGTTTGCGCTCCAAAATATGGGAAAGTGA